The Methylomusa anaerophila genome has a segment encoding these proteins:
- a CDS encoding ABC transporter substrate-binding protein — MADRGRKKKFIIMGVVAAVLAVAIGVGSFHGQTRKGISTGNEIQGALGFKDLKSEGHDPTASGKQVLTLKTDTKKNCGSTPWVIAEKKGFFAAEGLNIEYTGELTTPQILPSVLNGTNNIGGAHINALATYIAGGAKIKGVAISGVDPTPDVDPKYRHMRYYLSPKLGVNTLAELVALRQSQNKKVTINGTKPVCTTFIADNAFDYLGYGRENIQFVSFDSDTAALQAAQQGNLDIVGVHPPFYKLAADSKLNMVFDTSDTGLGEAAGTGVYYFTEKFIAENPEAIARFVRAMKKAHAWSVDPANEAEAIKLTGDYIGQPVNAVHYYYTRRDFPDRLIQPWIDDLVKDGYLKQGQLSVNDLVTKQFANN, encoded by the coding sequence ATGGCTGACAGAGGTCGAAAGAAGAAATTTATCATTATGGGGGTCGTGGCAGCAGTTCTGGCAGTAGCGATCGGGGTTGGCAGCTTTCATGGACAAACGAGGAAGGGGATTTCAACCGGAAATGAAATCCAGGGAGCACTTGGCTTCAAGGACTTAAAAAGCGAAGGTCATGATCCGACCGCTTCCGGGAAACAGGTACTGACGCTTAAGACGGACACCAAGAAAAATTGCGGCTCCACGCCCTGGGTCATTGCCGAGAAAAAAGGCTTTTTCGCCGCGGAAGGTCTGAACATTGAGTATACCGGCGAACTGACCACCCCCCAGATTTTGCCTTCCGTGCTGAACGGAACCAATAACATTGGCGGCGCCCACATCAACGCGCTGGCTACTTATATAGCCGGCGGGGCCAAGATCAAAGGGGTCGCTATATCCGGCGTTGACCCCACGCCGGATGTGGATCCGAAATACCGGCATATGCGCTATTACCTGAGTCCGAAATTGGGGGTCAACACCCTGGCGGAATTGGTGGCCCTGAGACAAAGCCAAAACAAAAAGGTTACGATTAACGGCACCAAGCCGGTCTGCACGACCTTTATCGCCGACAACGCCTTTGATTATTTAGGCTACGGCCGGGAGAATATCCAATTCGTATCTTTCGACAGCGATACGGCGGCGCTGCAGGCTGCCCAGCAGGGCAACCTGGATATTGTCGGGGTTCACCCTCCCTTCTATAAGCTGGCGGCGGATTCCAAGCTGAACATGGTATTTGACACGTCGGACACCGGCCTGGGGGAAGCGGCAGGTACGGGAGTTTATTACTTTACGGAAAAATTCATTGCGGAAAACCCGGAGGCCATAGCGCGCTTCGTCCGGGCGATGAAAAAGGCCCACGCCTGGAGTGTCGATCCGGCAAACGAAGCGGAAGCCATTAAATTGACCGGGGATTATATCGGGCAGCCGGTCAACGCGGTTCACTATTATTATACCCGCAGAGACTTCCCTGACAGGCTGATTCAACCCTGGATTGACGATCTTGTCAAAGACGGTTATCTGAAACAAGGACAGCTAAGCGTAAACGATCTGGTTACCAAACAGTTTGCCAACAACTAG
- a CDS encoding ABC transporter permease, translating to MSIGVSLAKRYGSVLAFLALWEISCRLGWVDSQFIPAFSRVVTFIAGQIAGGQLFTHLEISLGRAGAGFLIASLVAVPLGVLLAGWSERVRLALEPLTEWLSYINPFVVFHIIIVFMGAGEATKVTIIAWACIWPIVFSTLSGILHADPDIVKAARSLGLSRFQLTVKVLFPCAFPAILTGMRLAAGYALLFLIAAEMMGASSGLGWMIYRAQNTYQLVEMFAAVTVIAALAVGIDAIMSTIGKRLSYRL from the coding sequence ATGAGTATAGGCGTATCTTTGGCAAAACGTTATGGTTCCGTATTGGCCTTTCTGGCTCTTTGGGAGATCAGTTGCCGGCTGGGCTGGGTTGATTCGCAGTTTATCCCTGCTTTCTCCCGGGTAGTGACCTTCATTGCGGGCCAGATTGCGGGAGGGCAGTTATTTACTCATTTGGAAATCAGCCTGGGGCGCGCCGGCGCCGGGTTCCTGATTGCTTCCCTTGTCGCCGTCCCCCTGGGCGTGCTGCTGGCAGGCTGGTCGGAGCGGGTACGCCTGGCCCTTGAGCCTTTAACGGAATGGCTGTCTTATATTAATCCGTTTGTGGTCTTCCATATTATTATTGTGTTCATGGGGGCAGGGGAAGCGACCAAGGTGACCATAATCGCCTGGGCATGTATCTGGCCGATTGTTTTCAGCACCTTATCCGGCATTCTTCATGCTGACCCGGATATTGTCAAGGCTGCACGTTCCCTGGGCTTAAGCCGTTTCCAACTAACTGTAAAGGTCCTGTTTCCCTGCGCCTTTCCTGCCATCCTGACAGGGATGCGCCTTGCGGCAGGCTACGCCCTCTTGTTCCTGATTGCCGCAGAAATGATGGGGGCCAGTTCCGGCCTTGGCTGGATGATCTACCGGGCCCAGAACACTTATCAGCTGGTGGAAATGTTTGCGGCTGTTACCGTTATTGCTGCGCTGGCTGTAGGCATAGACGCGATCATGTCCACTATCGGCAAGCGTCTATCCTATCGGTTGTAG
- a CDS encoding ABC transporter substrate-binding protein, with protein MADRGQKKKFIILGAVVAVLAVGIGVGSFHGQTKKGIGDGTVIAGAVGLKDLKSGGYDPAASGKNVITLKTNTKKNCGSTPWVIAEKKGFFAAEGLNIEYTGELTNPQILPSVLNGTNDIGGAHINALATYIAGGAKIKGVTLADVDPTPGSGVDPKYRHMRFYLNPNLGITTLAELVALRKGQPITVSGTKPNCTTFIADNAFDHLGFDRKQIQYVTFDSDTAALQAAQQGNLDIVGVHPPFYKLAADSKLPQVFDTADTGLGEAAGSLAYYFTDKVIAENPEGVARFVRAIKKAQAWSVKPENAEEAIQLTAAYIGQPVNAVHYYYSGTGFPDRLIQPWLDDLVKDGFLKDGQLTVNDLITKKFDN; from the coding sequence ATGGCTGACAGAGGCCAAAAGAAGAAATTTATCATACTCGGGGCTGTGGTAGCAGTTCTGGCAGTGGGGATCGGGGTTGGCAGCTTTCACGGACAAACAAAGAAGGGAATTGGCGATGGCACTGTGATCGCGGGAGCAGTTGGCTTAAAGGACTTAAAGAGCGGCGGCTATGACCCGGCCGCTTCCGGGAAAAACGTCATTACCCTGAAGACGAATACCAAGAAAAACTGCGGCTCCACGCCCTGGGTCATTGCCGAGAAAAAAGGCTTTTTTGCCGCGGAAGGCCTGAACATTGAGTATACTGGCGAACTGACCAACCCCCAGATCCTGCCTTCCGTACTGAACGGAACCAATGACATTGGCGGCGCCCATATCAACGCACTGGCTACTTATATAGCCGGCGGGGCCAAGATCAAAGGGGTCACTTTAGCGGACGTTGATCCCACGCCTGGCTCAGGGGTGGATCCGAAATACCGGCATATGCGCTTTTATCTGAATCCAAACCTGGGTATCACCACCCTGGCGGAATTGGTGGCCTTGCGAAAGGGCCAGCCAATTACGGTTAGCGGTACGAAGCCTAATTGCACGACCTTTATCGCCGACAACGCCTTTGATCATTTAGGTTTTGACCGGAAGCAAATTCAATATGTGACCTTCGACAGCGATACGGCGGCGCTGCAGGCTGCCCAGCAGGGTAATCTGGATATTGTCGGGGTTCACCCTCCCTTCTACAAGCTGGCGGCGGATTCCAAGCTGCCGCAAGTATTTGACACGGCGGACACCGGCCTTGGGGAAGCGGCAGGCTCCTTAGCTTATTACTTTACCGACAAAGTCATTGCGGAAAACCCGGAAGGCGTGGCGCGCTTCGTCCGCGCCATCAAGAAGGCGCAGGCCTGGAGCGTAAAGCCGGAAAACGCGGAGGAAGCCATTCAATTGACTGCGGCTTATATCGGGCAGCCGGTCAACGCAGTTCACTATTATTATTCCGGCACAGGCTTCCCGGACAGGTTGATTCAACCCTGGCTTGACGATCTTGTTAAAGACGGTTTTCTGAAAGACGGGCAGCTGACTGTAAACGATTTGATTACCAAGAAGTTTGACAATTAA
- a CDS encoding ABC transporter permease — translation MRLEADSLIYRIMLRLSGIFLVAVLWEVLPRLGIVSQTFLPPLSVVLREVVHLALTQHLLGHALATLWRVMVGIVLAALLAVPLGALLGYWLPGAAAALNPLFRILGQINPFSLMTVFLLFFGVGEKAKLVVVTWVAVWPLIHHTITGIQAVEPDLLKAARSMGISKSQLFWRVLFPGAAPAVLLGIRSAAVLLLAILVAGEMLGGLAGLGWLLHWASNYYVYPYATAPVFAVGLCISLVGVGLSVALRQIEKGLFFWKPSDSIWDGKAQDQGKVRVPGRSFPVVAAAVMLGILLLGGVEINRLNHLNNSFPGENDIPALTDHSQHRPQENGESTPGKDSGNNQEEHSGHKNHSGHSPKTN, via the coding sequence GTGAGGTTGGAGGCAGATTCGCTCATTTACCGTATTATGCTGCGCTTGTCCGGTATTTTTCTGGTGGCTGTACTCTGGGAAGTGCTTCCCCGCCTGGGGATTGTCAGCCAGACCTTTTTGCCGCCTTTGTCTGTGGTCTTGCGCGAGGTGGTGCATCTGGCGCTGACTCAGCATTTGTTGGGGCATGCTCTGGCTACCTTGTGGCGGGTGATGGTGGGGATTGTTTTAGCTGCTTTGCTGGCAGTTCCGCTGGGGGCGCTGCTTGGTTATTGGCTGCCCGGCGCAGCGGCTGCGCTGAATCCTTTATTCCGGATTTTGGGGCAAATCAATCCGTTTTCCCTGATGACCGTGTTTTTGTTGTTTTTTGGGGTAGGAGAGAAAGCCAAATTGGTTGTCGTTACCTGGGTTGCCGTTTGGCCTTTAATTCATCATACGATTACGGGCATCCAGGCGGTTGAGCCTGATTTGCTTAAAGCCGCCAGAAGCATGGGGATATCCAAAAGTCAGTTGTTTTGGCGCGTGCTGTTCCCGGGAGCCGCCCCGGCGGTCCTGCTTGGCATACGCTCTGCCGCTGTCTTGCTGCTGGCTATTCTGGTGGCGGGGGAAATGCTGGGAGGATTGGCCGGGCTGGGCTGGCTTCTCCATTGGGCGAGCAATTACTATGTCTATCCTTATGCAACCGCCCCGGTGTTCGCTGTGGGTCTGTGCATCTCCCTTGTCGGCGTGGGCCTGAGCGTCGCTCTCCGCCAAATAGAGAAGGGACTGTTCTTCTGGAAACCTTCTGACTCCATCTGGGATGGCAAAGCGCAGGATCAGGGGAAAGTACGCGTACCGGGCCGCAGCTTCCCTGTGGTCGCGGCAGCGGTAATGCTCGGGATTTTGCTGCTGGGAGGCGTGGAGATCAACCGGCTGAACCACTTGAATAACAGTTTTCCCGGGGAAAACGATATTCCGGCCCTAACCGATCACAGCCAGCATAGGCCGCAGGAAAACGGGGAAAGCACGCCGGGAAAGGATTCCGGCAATAACCAGGAGGAGCACTCCGGTCATAAAAACCACTCCGGTCACTCCCCTAAAACAAATTGA
- a CDS encoding nitrogenase component 1 — translation MTINIQSEEAQTRENRLGAITGYKGTIKSLVEQVGCGSLKNKERCFSQTSNCSSGCAQGQLASIKDAAVVNHGPLGCSAEIIGTNVQTQMFHTVNNIKLTTVRVLSTNMGENTTVFGGAEDLKEGVREAFRRFSPKAIFVTSSCASGIIGDDLKSILAEVEKELEIPVVPVFCEGFRSKVWASGFDAAYHAVLTRIVKPPVQKRPELINVITFRSNLGRFAEIEKILARFGLVPQFVLPDRTIEELSRISEAAATLSVCGTLGGYLGNGLEQHYGVPFVKALQPHGIAGIENWLRELGKVVGKEKEVAAYLAEEKERTRPELEEIRKKLRGKKAVIGMGPSFSHSYARVLQELGVEVIWAAAWHFDQCYDHGTIPEAALELASRENDVPVSVADQQNFEMLNLLTKLKPDFYLSRHPGLCVWSMKLGIPSLMIADVFTALGYEGTVEFGYRILDTLANNSLARNLSQRIDLPYSDWWFSQDSFKFLEDVV, via the coding sequence ATGACAATCAATATTCAAAGCGAAGAGGCCCAAACCCGTGAAAACAGGCTGGGCGCCATCACGGGGTATAAAGGCACAATCAAAAGCCTGGTGGAACAGGTCGGCTGCGGCAGCCTGAAAAACAAGGAGAGATGCTTCAGCCAGACCAGCAATTGCAGTTCGGGCTGCGCCCAGGGTCAGCTGGCCTCAATTAAAGACGCGGCCGTCGTGAATCACGGCCCTTTGGGCTGCTCGGCGGAGATTATCGGCACCAATGTCCAAACCCAGATGTTCCACACGGTTAATAATATAAAGCTAACGACGGTCAGAGTTTTGAGTACCAATATGGGCGAAAACACGACCGTTTTCGGCGGGGCTGAAGATCTGAAGGAGGGGGTGCGGGAAGCCTTCCGGCGATTCAGCCCGAAAGCCATCTTTGTGACCAGCTCCTGTGCCTCCGGGATTATCGGCGACGACCTCAAAAGCATCCTGGCCGAGGTGGAAAAAGAACTGGAAATTCCCGTCGTGCCGGTTTTTTGCGAAGGTTTTCGTTCCAAAGTCTGGGCTTCGGGATTTGACGCCGCCTACCATGCCGTTCTCACCCGGATTGTGAAGCCGCCGGTCCAGAAACGTCCCGAACTCATTAATGTCATCACCTTCAGAAGCAATCTGGGCCGCTTTGCGGAAATTGAGAAGATTCTCGCCCGTTTTGGACTTGTACCCCAGTTCGTGCTGCCGGACAGAACGATTGAAGAATTATCAAGAATATCCGAGGCGGCGGCGACTCTCAGTGTGTGCGGAACCTTGGGGGGATATTTGGGCAACGGTCTGGAACAGCATTACGGCGTGCCTTTTGTCAAGGCTTTGCAGCCCCACGGCATAGCCGGCATCGAAAACTGGCTGCGGGAGCTGGGGAAGGTTGTCGGGAAGGAAAAAGAAGTGGCAGCTTATCTCGCCGAGGAAAAGGAGCGCACCCGGCCGGAGCTGGAAGAAATCAGAAAAAAACTCCGCGGGAAAAAAGCCGTGATCGGCATGGGACCCAGTTTCTCCCACAGCTACGCCCGAGTGCTGCAAGAGCTGGGGGTAGAAGTGATTTGGGCGGCGGCCTGGCATTTTGACCAGTGCTACGATCATGGAACCATACCTGAGGCTGCGCTGGAACTGGCTTCCCGGGAAAACGACGTGCCGGTCAGCGTTGCCGACCAGCAGAACTTTGAAATGTTGAATCTTTTGACCAAGCTGAAACCGGACTTTTATCTTTCCCGGCATCCCGGGCTTTGCGTCTGGTCAATGAAATTAGGAATTCCTTCCCTGATGATTGCGGACGTCTTCACCGCCCTGGGGTATGAAGGGACGGTGGAATTCGGCTACCGGATCCTGGATACCCTGGCCAACAACAGCTTAGCGCGCAACCTTTCCCAAAGAATCGACTTGCCCTACAGTGACTGGTGGTTCAGCCAGGACTCCTTCAAATTCCTGGAAGACGTTGTCTAG
- a CDS encoding nitrogenase component 1, producing MGKCVEQLRHVCALGAYQSVLAIEKAVPVLHAGPGCGAKLWVTLGLQNGCQGSGQTGGHAIPCTNVTEKEVIFGGAEKLREVLGNSLKIMNAGLYAVLTGCTSDIVGDDVGEVVGDFQEQGFPVIYAETGGFKGSNYFGHELVLEAIINQYLKPSAAATEKGLINIWSVVPLQDTFWTGNLEELNRLIGLLGLKPNVIFGPGNGLEALNKVPKAQYNLLISPWVGLKNVKQLEEKFGTPYIHYPVLPIGPTETGKFLRTVAEATGIPAAKAEAVIRGQESKYYYYIERAADILLERNLMPKHFVTIADSFYALGISRFLVNDMGLLPNKQFITDNAPEEARPGIAAEFQNFVDGITAEVTFTHDGGEVAESLRQIKFRGRPLILGSAWDRVVAREVNGYELSVATPVSDRMVLSRGYVGYEGALRLTEDIYTVILNNFQ from the coding sequence ATGGGAAAATGTGTTGAACAGTTAAGGCACGTCTGCGCTCTTGGCGCCTACCAATCGGTATTGGCCATTGAGAAAGCGGTGCCGGTGCTGCACGCCGGCCCGGGCTGCGGGGCCAAGCTTTGGGTTACGCTGGGACTGCAAAACGGCTGTCAGGGATCCGGGCAAACAGGGGGGCACGCCATACCCTGCACCAATGTTACGGAAAAGGAAGTTATTTTCGGGGGTGCGGAAAAACTGCGGGAGGTCCTGGGCAATTCCCTGAAAATTATGAATGCCGGGCTCTATGCCGTTCTCACGGGCTGCACTTCGGATATTGTGGGCGATGATGTGGGGGAAGTAGTCGGGGATTTTCAAGAGCAGGGCTTTCCGGTCATCTATGCGGAAACCGGGGGCTTCAAAGGCAGCAACTACTTTGGTCATGAATTGGTGCTGGAGGCGATTATTAACCAGTATCTCAAGCCTTCGGCTGCCGCTACGGAAAAAGGGCTGATCAATATCTGGTCGGTTGTACCCCTGCAGGACACCTTCTGGACGGGTAATCTGGAAGAATTAAACCGATTGATCGGCTTGCTGGGACTGAAGCCCAATGTGATCTTTGGGCCGGGGAACGGCTTAGAGGCCCTCAACAAGGTGCCTAAGGCCCAATACAACCTGTTGATATCCCCTTGGGTCGGGCTGAAAAATGTCAAGCAGCTGGAGGAAAAATTCGGAACTCCGTACATTCACTATCCCGTCTTGCCGATCGGGCCTACCGAAACCGGGAAATTTCTGAGGACGGTGGCTGAAGCGACGGGGATTCCGGCGGCGAAAGCGGAAGCGGTTATTCGCGGCCAGGAAAGCAAGTATTATTACTATATTGAGCGCGCGGCCGACATCCTGTTGGAAAGAAATCTGATGCCCAAACATTTTGTCACCATCGCGGACAGTTTTTATGCCCTGGGAATTTCCCGGTTCTTAGTTAACGATATGGGGTTATTGCCCAATAAACAATTTATTACCGATAACGCGCCGGAAGAAGCGAGGCCGGGTATCGCCGCCGAGTTCCAAAATTTTGTGGACGGCATCACCGCCGAAGTCACTTTTACCCATGATGGCGGTGAAGTCGCCGAATCCCTGCGCCAGATCAAGTTCAGGGGAAGACCGCTGATTCTGGGCAGCGCCTGGGACCGGGTGGTGGCCAGGGAAGTCAACGGTTACGAGCTGTCCGTTGCCACTCCCGTCAGCGACCGGATGGTGCTGAGCCGCGGTTATGTGGGATACGAGGGCGCGTTGCGGCTCACGGAGGATATCTACACCGTGATCCTCAACAACTTCCAGTAA
- a CDS encoding ABC transporter permease: MNFLLPNLKKLAFGSSSIILFFIFWEFGAHLIPEGVISPATDAIVALFKSAASGMLWDQTLISLERVVIGFALSLLVGVPLGFLLGTFFESAEKALLPFLRTCEKLNPFAIIPIFMIFFGIGTTEKVVVIFWSTLWPVLFNTMTGARNMDRNLLKAAHSMGASRWELLSKVIFPHALPNVFIGIEIAAQIAFFMIIASEVIGASTGLGWYYISATTKYELALMYGIVLYITILAIGVNVFFARLKKHFLVWKEASQLS, encoded by the coding sequence ATGAATTTTTTGCTGCCTAACCTGAAAAAGCTTGCCTTTGGCAGTAGTTCGATTATTTTGTTTTTTATTTTTTGGGAGTTCGGAGCCCACCTAATCCCCGAGGGGGTTATTTCCCCAGCCACCGACGCCATAGTGGCCCTCTTCAAATCGGCGGCTTCCGGCATGTTGTGGGACCAGACATTGATCAGTTTGGAACGGGTCGTCATCGGGTTTGCTCTTTCTTTGCTGGTAGGCGTGCCCCTCGGTTTTTTGCTGGGAACTTTTTTCGAATCGGCGGAGAAGGCCCTGCTGCCTTTTCTGCGCACATGTGAAAAATTGAATCCTTTTGCGATTATTCCCATCTTTATGATCTTTTTCGGCATCGGCACCACCGAGAAAGTAGTGGTCATATTTTGGTCCACCTTGTGGCCGGTTCTTTTCAATACAATGACCGGGGCGCGCAATATGGACCGCAATCTGCTGAAGGCGGCCCACTCCATGGGGGCAAGCCGCTGGGAATTGTTGTCCAAAGTAATCTTTCCCCACGCCTTGCCCAATGTTTTTATCGGGATTGAGATCGCGGCGCAAATTGCTTTCTTTATGATCATCGCTTCGGAGGTTATTGGCGCCAGCACAGGTCTTGGCTGGTACTATATCAGCGCCACGACCAAGTATGAGCTTGCCTTAATGTACGGCATCGTTCTCTATATTACCATACTGGCAATTGGGGTTAACGTTTTTTTTGCCCGGCTGAAAAAACACTTCCTGGTCTGGAAAGAGGCTTCGCAACTGAGCTAA
- a CDS encoding ABC transporter substrate-binding protein, which yields MADKARKKKFLIIGIVAALIFIGVGVGSHLGQTKKGISTGTAIEGALGFKDLKSEGYNPAASGKQVLTIKSDTKKNCSSTPWVIAEKKGFFAAEGLNMEYTGELTTPQILPSVLNGTNNVATAHINVLATYIAGGAKIKGVAIGGVDPTPNVDPKYRHMRFYLNPNLGITTLAELVALRKGQPITINGTKPSCTTFIADNALDHSGFDRKQLQYVTFESDTAALQAAQQGNLDIVGVHPPFYKLAADSKLPQIFDTADTGLGEAAGTTVYYFTEKFIAENPEAVARFVRAIKKAHVWSVDPANEAEAIKLTGDYIGQPVNAVHYYYSGNGLPDKLLKPWVDDLVKDGFLKEGQITLNDLVVKQFDN from the coding sequence ATGGCTGACAAAGCTCGAAAGAAGAAATTTTTAATTATTGGAATAGTTGCGGCACTTATTTTTATCGGCGTTGGCGTCGGAAGCCATTTAGGGCAAACGAAGAAGGGGATTTCCACGGGAACTGCAATAGAGGGAGCACTTGGCTTCAAGGACTTAAAAAGCGAAGGCTATAACCCAGCCGCTTCCGGGAAACAGGTCCTGACGATTAAGTCCGACACCAAGAAAAACTGCAGCTCCACGCCCTGGGTCATTGCCGAGAAAAAAGGCTTTTTTGCCGCGGAAGGCCTGAACATGGAGTATACCGGCGAACTGACCACCCCCCAGATCTTGCCCTCGGTGTTAAACGGAACAAATAACGTTGCAACGGCCCATATCAACGTGCTGGCTACTTATATAGCCGGCGGCGCCAAGATCAAAGGGGTCGCTATCGGCGGCGTTGATCCCACGCCGAATGTGGATCCGAAATACCGGCATATGCGCTTTTATCTGAATCCGAACCTGGGTATCACCACCCTGGCGGAATTGGTGGCCCTGCGAAAGGGTCAGCCGATTACAATTAACGGTACGAAGCCCAGTTGCACGACCTTTATCGCCGACAACGCTTTGGATCATTCCGGCTTTGACCGGAAGCAACTCCAATATGTGACCTTCGAAAGTGACACGGCGGCGCTGCAGGCTGCCCAACAGGGCAATCTGGATATTGTCGGAGTTCACCCTCCCTTCTACAAGCTGGCGGCGGATTCCAAGCTGCCGCAAATCTTTGACACAGCGGACACCGGCCTTGGAGAAGCGGCGGGCACTACAGTTTATTACTTTACGGAAAAATTCATTGCGGAAAACCCGGAGGCTGTAGCGCGCTTCGTCCGGGCGATCAAAAAGGCCCACGTCTGGAGTGTCGATCCGGCAAATGAAGCGGAAGCCATTAAATTGACCGGGGATTATATCGGGCAGCCGGTCAACGCGGTTCACTATTATTATTCCGGCAACGGCCTCCCGGATAAATTGCTTAAACCCTGGGTTGACGATCTTGTCAAAGACGGTTTTCTGAAAGAAGGACAGATAACCTTAAATGATCTGGTTGTCAAGCAGTTTGACAATTAG
- a CDS encoding ABC transporter substrate-binding protein has translation MTDKARKKKFLIIGILAAFIFVGVGVGSYLGQTKKGISTGTAIQGAVGFRDLKSGGYDPAASGKQVLTIKTDTKKNCGSTPWVIAEKKGFFAAEGLNVVYTGELTNAQILPSVLNGTNNVATANFNALATYIAAGAKIKAVTLNGVDPTPDVDPKYRHMRYYLSPKLGVNTLAELVALRQSQNKKVTINGTKPVCTTFIADNAFDRLGHGRENIQFVSFDSDTAALQAAQQGNLDIVGVHPPFYKLAADSKLTMVFDTVDTGLGEAAGVSAYYFTEKFIEENPEAVARFVRAIRKANAWSINPANEEEAIRLTGEYIGQPVNAVHYYYTGKELPDKLIQPWIDDLVQDGFLKKGQLSVDDLATRQFFVN, from the coding sequence ATGACTGACAAAGCTCGAAAAAAGAAATTTTTAATTATTGGAATACTTGCGGCATTTATTTTTGTCGGGGTTGGCGTCGGAAGCTATTTAGGGCAAACGAAGAAGGGGATTTCCACAGGAACTGCAATCCAGGGAGCAGTTGGCTTCCGAGACTTAAAGAGCGGCGGCTATGACCCGGCCGCTTCCGGGAAACAGGTCCTGACCATTAAGACGGACACCAAGAAAAACTGCGGTTCCACGCCCTGGGTCATTGCCGAGAAAAAAGGCTTTTTCGCTGCGGAAGGGTTGAATGTTGTATACACGGGCGAATTGACCAATGCCCAGATTTTGCCCTCAGTGTTAAACGGAACAAATAACGTTGCAACGGCCAACTTCAACGCGCTGGCTACCTATATCGCCGCTGGCGCCAAAATTAAAGCAGTCACTTTAAACGGCGTTGACCCCACCCCGGACGTGGACCCGAAATACCGGCATATGCGCTATTACCTGAGTCCGAAACTGGGAGTCAACACCCTGGCGGAATTGGTTGCCCTGAGACAAAGCCAAAACAAGAAGGTTACAATTAACGGCACCAAGCCGGTTTGCACGACCTTTATCGCCGACAACGCCTTTGATCGTTTAGGCCACGGCCGGGAGAATATCCAATTCGTATCTTTCGACAGCGATACGGCGGCGCTGCAGGCTGCCCAACAGGGCAATCTGGATATTGTCGGGGTTCACCCCCCCTTCTACAAGCTGGCGGCGGATTCCAAGCTGACCATGGTATTTGACACGGTGGACACCGGCCTGGGAGAAGCAGCAGGCGTCAGCGCTTATTACTTTACGGAAAAATTCATTGAGGAAAACCCGGAGGCCGTAGCGCGCTTCGTCCGCGCCATCAGAAAGGCCAATGCCTGGAGCATCAATCCGGCGAATGAAGAAGAGGCCATTCGACTGACCGGGGAATATATCGGGCAGCCAGTCAACGCGGTTCACTATTACTATACCGGCAAAGAATTGCCGGACAAACTGATTCAACCCTGGATTGACGATCTTGTCCAAGACGGTTTTCTGAAAAAAGGGCAGCTAAGTGTAGACGATCTGGCTACCAGGCAGTTTTTCGTCAATTGA